From Ktedonobacteraceae bacterium:
GCAGGCGAGCGATGGAAATGGCTGTTGCGATAGGTTTCATCTGCGCGCTGAAACGTTGCCATTGCGTCTTACGCCACCTGGGCAAGGTAAGCCGTGTAAGGCGAGTTTGCGCTGTTGATGCAATACGCCGGGAAAGAGCAGGGATAGGTGTTCTGGCAAAAGCATAGATGGGAATGGCCCGTCCCAGGGCGACTACAGTAGAAAGCCGGTTCATCGCGTTCGTAGCCGCCCCTATCCCATAGGATTCTCCTGTCCTATTTCGTACAGGGTAGGGGTCACCACCTGCTGGATCAACCCGCACTTTACCGCGTCCGTTCTGAGGGGCGCTGCCCTGTCCTTCAGACTCTAAGAAATTGGCCTGTTCTGTTCCGCGCCATCCTTGCCAGATGGTGATGAAGCGCCGTATACCGTGAAGTGAGGCAATCATAACAAACGGGATGATGACGGCATTGTAGTGATAAACCCCACTATAGAGCAATGGATCGGTGCTGAGCAGATTAACGGCAAGACTGGGCAATGCCGGTATTAACCACTCGGGCGCGAGCACTGCCAGGAAGCCGGTGCTGCGCACAAGCCCGAACAGGTAGTAGAGGCGATCCAACGTGATAAAGGTGGTGAAGAGAATCCAGGGATGCAGCAGGATGTTTCCAATAGCAACTCCTGGAGAGCTGCCCAGTTCTTCATAACGATACCAGAAGTTGTTGGCCTGCAGACCGGGGTAGAAGTGTGGAATGACCACTTTGAAGGCAATCAAGCTCCACAGCAGCCCTCCAACGATGAGAACAGCGCCCAGGCGCGGGAGTTTGTATTTCCAGATCACCAGGATTCCTAACCCCGCGACGGCCAATGGCACATCTTCTTTGCAGGCGGCGGCCAGGATGCAGGCAATGATGAACCAGATATAGCGTTTGTATTCGAGTGCGAGTACAGCATAGAGCAACAGCGGCGTGGCCAGGGCAATGGGATGGAAATCGAAAATGTTGAGTCCGAGCAATCCGGGGGTTATCAGGTAAGCGCCGGCCATAATCGCCGCCAGCAGGGGCCAGCCAGGCAGGTACTTGCGCGTGAGCAGGAAAACCGGTACCGCGCCCGTGACCAGCACAAGCGTCTGGAAAACCAGCAAGATACGTGGGTCTGCGTGAAAGAGGTAGAGCAGGGAAAGCGGTAAAATGATTGGCTCGAAGTGAATAGCCAGGCGTGTGGGCGGCCCATAATAATCGATGGCCTGATTGGTAAATTGGAAGAGGCGACCATGAATCGTATTCCACAGTACCTGGTCCATGTTGCCGAGATCAAAAGCTGTCGCCTGAAAGGTCTCATAGCGTAGCACGGCCTGATAGCTCATATCGACCGCGTAGATGAGCATGAAGACAATCAGCAGTCCCCAGGCGATGCGCTGTTGATTGCGTACCTGCGACAGTTTGATTGCCAGCACTTTGATATATTTCATTAGATCGTGATAATTGATTGCCATATACCGATCCCAACCAGGATCATGAAAGTCCAGACGATGACGAACTCCGGCCAGGTGCCGGTACGGAACCGGTAGCGCGGGTCCGGCGGGAACCCGAAGCGCTTATGATCCGGCCAGAGCAATGGTACGCCGCCTTCGGTCAGTGCGTCGGCGGCTATATGCATAATACATCCAAAAAGCACAGCGATAAATACCAGGTGCGAACCATTGATAAATTGCGCCGGAATGATAAATCCACGTTGCTCCAACAAATAGCTTACCACCGAATTGAGACCCAATGCCAACAAGGAGCCGAGTACGAGGCCCAGGAGGCTATGAAAGAGGGTACGATGACCGGCAACACGTTGGATGCCCTTGCTGACCCAGCCGAGTTTGTGACCAAGCGTGCTGTGAGCATTGTCTATATCAGGCAGCAGCGAGCCGACGCCGACCATGAAGTAAAAAACGCCTTTTTTAACGATAAGCGTTAATGGAATGCTGGCTGCCATAGTGAGCGGGCTGCCCGTCAGATGGAAGACACTATCGAGCACGACTCCCGCCGTGAGGCCGATCAGCAGGTGCGATCTACCCTCCATGATGTATAGGACTCCTTTAAAGATAAGTTTTTGTATCCCTGTGTTTTCAGTTTGCACATTGTAATGGGTTTTAGAACAAAGATC
This genomic window contains:
- a CDS encoding DUF2079 domain-containing protein gives rise to the protein MAINYHDLMKYIKVLAIKLSQVRNQQRIAWGLLIVFMLIYAVDMSYQAVLRYETFQATAFDLGNMDQVLWNTIHGRLFQFTNQAIDYYGPPTRLAIHFEPIILPLSLLYLFHADPRILLVFQTLVLVTGAVPVFLLTRKYLPGWPLLAAIMAGAYLITPGLLGLNIFDFHPIALATPLLLYAVLALEYKRYIWFIIACILAAACKEDVPLAVAGLGILVIWKYKLPRLGAVLIVGGLLWSLIAFKVVIPHFYPGLQANNFWYRYEELGSSPGVAIGNILLHPWILFTTFITLDRLYYLFGLVRSTGFLAVLAPEWLIPALPSLAVNLLSTDPLLYSGVYHYNAVIIPFVMIASLHGIRRFITIWQGWRGTEQANFLESEGQGSAPQNGRGKVRVDPAGGDPYPVRNRTGESYGIGAATNAMNRLSTVVALGRAIPIYAFARTPIPALSRRIASTAQTRLTRLTLPRWRKTQWQRFSAQMKPIATAISIARLQWVLVTWIMLMAVLNYLIIMPTLNSFWPDHTPGSREQQIQQLLDMIPPDASVSASDDLNPHLSERQLLAVFPSVCLDSTCTHTVEYVIVDLNSLTIENRAAATSELNALSRQFRLVARKAGVELFVRRSA
- a CDS encoding metal-dependent hydrolase codes for the protein MEGRSHLLIGLTAGVVLDSVFHLTGSPLTMAASIPLTLIVKKGVFYFMVGVGSLLPDIDNAHSTLGHKLGWVSKGIQRVAGHRTLFHSLLGLVLGSLLALGLNSVVSYLLEQRGFIIPAQFINGSHLVFIAVLFGCIMHIAADALTEGGVPLLWPDHKRFGFPPDPRYRFRTGTWPEFVIVWTFMILVGIGIWQSIITI